A region of Pseudorasbora parva isolate DD20220531a chromosome 14, ASM2467924v1, whole genome shotgun sequence DNA encodes the following proteins:
- the LOC137039787 gene encoding mucin-2-like codes for MSGSTSDPTTTETSTANEPETTTTSATTSEPTTPETTITPLTETSTMSASTSEPTTPETKITPLTETSTMSASTSESTTTETTITPLTETSTMSASTSEPTTPETSITPLTETSTMSASTSESTTTETTITPLTETSTMSASTSESTTTETTITPLTETSTMSASTSETTTPETTITPLTETSTMSASTSETTTPETTITPLTETSTMSASTSESTTTETTITPLTDTSTMSASTSEPTTPETTITPLTETSTMSASTSESTTTETTITPLTETSTMSASTSETTTPETTITPLTETSTMSASTSETTTPETTITPLTETSTVSASTSEPTTPETTITPLTETSTMSASTSESTTTETTITPLTETSTMSASTSEPTTPETTITPLTETSTMSASTSESTTTETTITPLTETSTMSASTSETTTPETTITPLTETSTMSASTSEPTTPETTITPLTETSTMSASTSESTTTETTITPLTETSTMSASTSEPTTPETTPTALTETSTMSASTSEPTTTETTTLTETSTMSASTSESTTTETTITPLTETSTMSASTSEPTTTETTTTPLTETSTMSEYTSEPTTTLMETSTMPASTSEPTTTETTTTPLTETSTMSASTSEPTTTETTITPLTETSTMSAFTSEPTTTETTTKPLTETSTMSASTSEPTTPETTITPLTDTSTMSEYTSEPTTPETTITPLTETSTMSASTSETTTTETTTAALTETSTMSASTSESTTPETTITPLTETSTMSASTSEPTKSETTTTPLTETSTMSASTSESTTTETTITPITETSTMSASTSESTTPETTITPLTDTSTMSASTSEPTSTTIETTTTALTETSTMSASTSEPTSTTTETTTTTLTETSTMSASTSEPTTTETTTTTLTETSTMSASTSEPTTTENITTALTETSTMSAPTSEPTTTETTTAALTETSTMPETTSEPTTPETTTAALTETSTMSASSSEPTTTETTTTALTETSTMSASTSEPTTTENITTALTETSTMSASTSEPTTTENITTALTETSTMSASTSEPTTNENITTALTETSTLSASTSEPTTTENITTALTETSTMSASTSEPTATENITTALTETSTMSASTSEPAATENITTALTETSTMSASTSEPTTTENITTALTETSTINNCPNIYNSNNNSNYFPNIYIYNSNTNRHNCPNIYIYNSNTNRHNCPNIYIYNSNNNRNNCPNIYINIYNSNTNRHNCPNIYIYNSNTNSNNCPNIYNSNTNSNKCPNIYINIYNSSTNSNYCPNIYIYIYNSNNNSNYCPNIYINIYNSNTNSNNCPNIYIYNSNTNRHNCPNIYIYIYNSNNNRNNCPNIYINIYNSNTNSNK; via the exons ATGTCAGGATCTACATCTGATCCAACTACAACTGAAACTTCAACTGCAAATGAACCAGAAACAACAACGACGTCAGCAACTACATCTGAACCAACAACACCTGAAACTACAATTACACCACTAACAGAGACATCAACTATGTCAGCATCTACATCTGAACCAACTACACCTGAAACTAAAATTACACCACTAACAGAGACATCAACTATGTCAGCATCTACATCTGAATCAACTACAACTGAAACTACAATTACACCACTAACAGAGACATCAACTATGTCAGCATCTACATCTGAACCAACTACACCTGAAACTTCAATTACACCACTAACAGAGACATCAACTATGTCAGCATCTACATCTGAATCAACTACAACTGAAACTACAATTACACCACTAACAGAGACATCAACTATGTCAGCATCTACATCTGAATCAACTACAACTGAAACTACAATTACACCACTAACAGAGACATCAACTATGTCAGCATCTACatctgaaacaactacacctgAAACTACAATTACACCACTAACAGAGACATCAACTATGTCAGCATCTACatctgaaacaactacacctgAAACTACAATTACACCACTAACAGAGACATCAACTATGTCAGCATCTACATCTGAATCAACTACAACTGAAACTACAATTACACCACTAACAGATACATCAACTATGTCAGCATCTACATCTGAACCAACTACACCTGAAACTACAATTACACCACTAACAGAGACATCAACTATGTCAGCATCTACATCTGAATCAACTACAACTGAAACTACAATTACACCACTAACAGAGACATCAACTATGTCAGCATCTACatctgaaacaactacacctgAAACTACAATTACACCACTAACAGAGACATCAACTATGTCAGCATCTACatctgaaacaactacacctgAAACTACAATTACACCACTAACAGAGACATCAACTGTGTCAGCATCTACATCTGAACCAACTACACCTGAAACTACAATTACACCACTAACAGAGACATCAACTATGTCAGCATCTACATCTGAATCAACTACAACTGAAACTACAATTACACCACTAACAGAGACATCAACTATGTCAGCATCTACATCTGAACCAACTACACCTGAAACTACAATTACACCACTAACAGAGACATCAACTATGTCAGCATCTACATCTGAATCAACTACAACTGAAACTACAATTACACCACTAACAGAGACATCAACTATGTCAGCATCTACatctgaaacaactacacctgAAACTACAATTACACCACTAACAGAGACATCAACTATGTCAGCATCTACATCTGAACCAACTACACCTGAAACTACAATTACACCACTAACAGAGACATCAACTATGTCAGCATCTACATCTGAATCAACTACAACTGAAACTACAATTACACCACTAACAGAGACATCAACTATGTCAGCATCTACATCTGAACCAACTACACCTGAAACTACACCTACAGCGCTAACTGAGACATCAACCATGTCAGCATCTACATCTGAACCAACTACAACTGAAACTACAACACTAACAGAGACATCAACTATGTCAGCATCTACATCTGAATCAACTACAACTGAAACTACAATTACACCACTAACAGAGACATCAACTATGTCAGCATCTACATCTGAACCAACTACAACTGAAACTACAACTACACCACTAACAGAGACATCAACTATGTCAGAATATACATCTGAACCAACTACAACACTAATGGAAACATCTACTATGCCAGCATCTACATCTGAACCAACTACAACTGAAACTACAACTACACCACTAACAGAGACATCAACTATGTCAGCATCTACATCTGAACCAACTACAACTGAAACTACAATTACACCACTAACAGAGACATCAACTATGTCAGCATTTACATCTGAACCAACTACAACTGAAACTACAACTAAACCACTAACAGAGACATCAACTATGTCAGCATCTACATCTGAACCAACTACACCTGAAACTACAATTACACCACTGACAGATACATCAACTATGTCAGAATATACATCTGAACCAACTACACCTGAAACTACAATTACACCACTAACAGAGACATCAACTATGTCAGCATCTACATCTGAAACAACTACAACTGAAACTACAACTGCAGCGCTAACTGAGACATCAACTATGTCAGCATCTACATCTGAATCAACTACACCTGAAACTACAATTACACCACTAACAGAGACATCAACTATGTCAGCATCTACATCTGAACCAACTAAATCTGAAACTACAACTACACCACTAACAGAGACATCAACTATGTCAGCATCTACATCTGAATCAACTACAACTGAAACCACAATTACACCAATAACAGAGACATCAACTATGTCAGCATCTACATCTGAATCAACTACACCTGAAACTACAATTACACCACTAACAGATACATCAACTATGTCAGCATCTACATCGGAACCAACTTCAACTACAATTGAAACTACAACTACAGCGCTAACTGAGACATCAACTATGTCAGCATCTACATCTGAACCAACTTCAACTACAACTGAAACTACAACTACAACACTAACTGAGACGTCAACCATGTCAGCATCTACATCTGAACCAACTACAACTGAAACTACAACTACAACACTAACTGAGACATCAACTATGTCAGCATCTACATCCGAACCCACTACAACTGAAAATATAACTACAGCACTAACGGAGACATCAACTATGTCAGCACCTACATCTGAACCAACTACAACTGAAACTACAACTGCAGCACTAACGGAGACATCAACTATGCCAGAAACTACATCTGAACCAACTACACCTGAAACTACAACTGCAGCACTAACAGAGACATCAACTATGTCAGCATCTTCATCTGAACCAACTACAACTGAAACTACAACTACAGCCCTAACTGAGACATCAACTATGTCAGCATCTACATCTGAACCAACTACAACTGAAAATATAACTACAGCGCTAACTGAGACATCAACTATGTCAGCATCTACATCTGAACCAACTACAACTGAAAATATAACTACAGCGCTAACTGAGACATCAACTATGTCAGCATCTACATCTGAACCAActacaaatgaaaatataacTACAGCGCTAACGGAGACATCAACTTTGTCAGCATCTACATCTGAACCAACTACAACTGAAAATATAACTACAGCGCTAACGGAGACATCAACTATGTCAGCATCTACATCTGAACCAACTGCAACTGAAAATATAACTACAGCGCTAACGGAGACATCAACTATGTCAGCATCTACATCTGAACCAGCTGCAACTGAAAATATAACTACAGCGCTAACGGAGACATCAACTATGTCAGCATCTACATCTGAACCAACTACAACTGAAAATATAACTACAGCACTAACTGAGACATCAACTAT caacaactgTCCCAACATCTACAActcaaacaacaacagcaactaCTTTCCCAATATCTACAtctacaactcaaacaccaacagACACAACTGTCCCAACATCTACAtctacaactcaaacaccaacagACACAACTGTCCCAACATCTACATCTACAACTcaaacaacaacagaaacaacTGTCCCAACATCTACATCAACAtctacaactcaaacaccaacagACACAACTGTCCCAACATCTATAtctacaactcaaacaccaacagcAACAACTGTCCCAACAtctacaactcaaacaccaacagcAACAAATGTCCCAACATCTACATCAACATCTACAACTCAAGCACAAACAGCAACTACTGTCCCAACATCTACATCTACATCTATAActcaaacaacaacagcaactaCTGTCCCAACATCTACATCAACAtctacaactcaaacaccaacagcAACAACTGTCCTAACATCTACAtctacaactcaaacaccaacagACACAACTGTCCCAACATCTACATCTACATCTACAACTcaaacaacaacagaaacaacTGTCCCAACATCTACATCAACAtctacaactcaaacaccaacagcAACAAATGA